A section of the Stenotrophomonas sp. 364 genome encodes:
- a CDS encoding phosphoribosylanthranilate isomerase, with the protein MSRSFYRTRIKFCGMTRAGDVRLAGELGVDAVGFIFARESKRRVAPAEARAMRQAIAPMVDVVALFRDNSKEDVREVLRTVRPTLLQFHGEEDESFCRSFNMPYLKAVAMGGRDDVNARQLQLRYPSAAGFLFDSHAPGGGGGTGVAFDWTRLPTGLHRPFLLAGGITPDNVFDAIVATLPWGVDVSSGIESEPGIKDGYKMRKFVEEVRRADCHEAD; encoded by the coding sequence ATGAGCCGCTCTTTCTATCGCACCCGTATCAAGTTCTGCGGCATGACCCGCGCCGGCGACGTCCGCCTGGCCGGGGAACTGGGCGTGGATGCAGTCGGCTTCATCTTCGCCCGGGAGAGCAAGCGCCGCGTGGCGCCGGCCGAAGCCCGCGCAATGCGCCAGGCGATCGCGCCGATGGTGGACGTGGTGGCCCTGTTCCGTGACAACAGCAAGGAAGATGTACGCGAAGTGCTGCGCACGGTGCGGCCGACCCTGCTGCAGTTCCATGGCGAGGAAGACGAGTCGTTCTGCCGCAGCTTCAACATGCCTTACCTGAAGGCCGTGGCGATGGGCGGCCGCGACGACGTCAACGCGCGCCAGCTGCAGCTGCGGTACCCCAGCGCAGCCGGGTTCCTGTTCGACAGCCACGCGCCCGGCGGCGGCGGTGGCACCGGCGTGGCCTTCGACTGGACCCGCCTGCCCACCGGCCTGCACCGGCCGTTCCTGCTGGCCGGCGGGATCACCCCGGACAACGTGTTCGACGCCATCGTGGCCACGCTGCCCTGGGGCGTGGACGTCTCCAGCGGGATCGAATCCGAGCCGGGCATCAAGGACGGCTACAAGATGCGCAAGTTCGTCGAAGAAGTCCGTCGCGCCGACTGCCACGAGGCCGATTGA
- the truA gene encoding tRNA pseudouridine(38-40) synthase TruA, translated as MRYAMGVEYDGSEFKGWQQLGESGRPSVQASLQEALSSVADAPIKVMCAGRTDAGVHGHCQVVHFDTDVIRNARGWTLGTTTRLPPAIAVRWCQPVADDFHARFSARARRYRYRLLNRQVRPALNRQSLSWERRPLDAALMHAAAQALLGENDFSAFRSVNCEALHARRELQAISVTRDGEVLEVCVQANAFLHHMVRNIVGSLILVGCGDKPVSWLGELLAGKDRTVAGPTAPPQGLVFVGPLYPDNWQLPAEVTL; from the coding sequence ATGCGCTACGCAATGGGCGTGGAATACGATGGCAGTGAATTCAAGGGCTGGCAGCAGCTGGGCGAGAGCGGTCGTCCCAGCGTGCAGGCCAGTCTGCAGGAGGCGCTGTCCTCGGTGGCCGATGCGCCCATCAAGGTCATGTGTGCCGGGCGCACCGATGCCGGCGTGCACGGGCACTGCCAGGTGGTGCATTTCGACACCGACGTGATCCGCAACGCGCGCGGCTGGACACTGGGCACCACCACCCGCCTGCCGCCCGCCATCGCGGTGCGCTGGTGCCAGCCGGTGGCCGATGATTTCCATGCGCGTTTCTCTGCCCGCGCCCGGCGCTATCGCTACCGCCTGCTCAACCGGCAGGTGCGCCCGGCGCTGAACCGGCAGAGCCTGAGCTGGGAGCGGCGGCCGCTGGATGCCGCGCTGATGCACGCCGCGGCACAGGCATTGCTGGGCGAAAATGACTTCAGCGCCTTCCGCAGCGTCAATTGCGAGGCCCTGCATGCCCGCCGCGAGCTGCAGGCGATCAGCGTGACCCGCGATGGCGAGGTGCTGGAGGTCTGTGTTCAGGCCAATGCATTCCTTCATCACATGGTGCGCAATATCGTCGGTTCATTGATCCTGGTCGGGTGCGGGGACAAGCCGGTGTCGTGGCTGGGCGAGCTGCTGGCCGGAAAGGACCGCACCGTGGCCGGGCCGACCGCACCGCCGCAGGGTTTGGTGTTCGTTGGACCCCTGTACCCCGACAACTGGCAACTGCCCGCCGAGGTGACTCTATGA
- a CDS encoding VOC family protein has translation MSAAPATALRERRLDYVEFASTDPAASRQFFAQVFGWSFVDYGPDYTAFDDGRLQGGFFRATPCTSATGAPLLVIYADDLAPLAEAVAAHGGRVVKPVFSFPGGSRFQFVEPGGNELAVWSERDPA, from the coding sequence ATGAGCGCGGCCCCCGCAACCGCCCTGCGTGAGCGCCGGCTGGATTACGTGGAGTTCGCCTCCACCGATCCGGCGGCCAGCCGCCAGTTCTTCGCACAGGTGTTCGGCTGGTCGTTCGTCGACTACGGCCCGGACTACACCGCCTTCGACGACGGTCGCCTGCAGGGTGGCTTCTTCCGGGCCACCCCGTGCACGTCGGCAACCGGCGCGCCGCTGCTGGTCATCTATGCCGATGATCTGGCACCGCTGGCCGAGGCGGTGGCGGCCCACGGCGGGCGGGTGGTCAAGCCTGTGTTTTCCTTTCCCGGGGGCAGCCGCTTCCAGTTCGTCGAACCCGGCGGCAATGAACTTGCCGTGTGGTCCGAGCGCGATCCGGCCTGA
- a CDS encoding FimV/HubP family polar landmark protein yields MNNRTRGALRPLKYVSTLLLALASSSALALGLGDIRVLSKSGQPLLAEIPVISADPAELQNLRVALASPGTFARVGLDAPAGLVSELQFELTRNAQGRAVVRVSTQAPVTTASLNFLIEADWGQGRLVREYSALVDAPNSALAVAEPEIVAPAGAMSNAIVREPAPAPAPAAETRPARTAAQPSRTAPSRGAAPAPASTAGGVTVQRGQTLSQIAATVAREQGINRNQAMVALLRANPEAFIRGNVNLLKQGAVLRSPTDIPAPIDASEAAAIVREHAAQWRQSRAAIPQPASSGVAATPGPAVKPVAAAAAAASGARLEIAPAVAATDNNAGTTTGTAAGSEGDMLGNEQLRQAKEDVATRDAEIQELRGRVADLEKLQKQQQTLIAMKDSDLAAAQQRLGQAPATRDAGGGGWYWLGLVVLLLVVGGWAVSRRRKPSPLPPLRRESLDATALAAAVPATDYVDELAAQQDDALDARLDHAGDQANEELDPPAEHYADGLRRESVFNLAPYPGQPVADSDAAHSEGDEPAPGVEQVPSVNAGVDAGADLDTIDVYTPPAHALEAAAQPSFRGVFEFPADGDAVAVDAEAAGVAEAEAEASAAPAQGIEAPFEATDNSGHVLATPGRDRLELAIAYLDLGDAETARTLLQEVAVAADPHSQAQARELLARLG; encoded by the coding sequence ATGAACAACCGGACCCGGGGCGCCCTGCGCCCGCTCAAGTATGTGTCCACTCTGCTGCTGGCCCTGGCCAGCAGCTCCGCCCTGGCCCTGGGCCTGGGCGATATCCGGGTGCTGTCCAAGTCCGGCCAGCCGCTGCTGGCCGAAATTCCGGTGATCTCGGCCGACCCTGCCGAGCTGCAGAACCTCCGGGTGGCGCTGGCCTCGCCGGGCACGTTTGCCCGGGTCGGGCTGGACGCACCGGCCGGCCTGGTCAGCGAGCTGCAGTTCGAATTGACCCGCAATGCGCAGGGCAGGGCGGTGGTGCGGGTCAGCACCCAGGCCCCGGTCACCACCGCGTCGCTGAATTTCCTGATCGAAGCCGACTGGGGCCAGGGGCGCCTGGTCCGTGAATACTCGGCGCTGGTCGATGCACCCAACAGTGCGCTGGCCGTGGCCGAACCGGAGATCGTCGCGCCAGCCGGCGCGATGTCCAATGCCATCGTGCGTGAACCGGCGCCGGCGCCGGCGCCGGCGGCGGAGACCAGGCCGGCACGCACGGCCGCGCAGCCTTCACGCACCGCTCCATCGCGCGGCGCAGCGCCCGCACCGGCAAGCACCGCCGGCGGCGTCACCGTGCAACGCGGCCAGACCCTGTCCCAGATCGCGGCCACGGTCGCCCGCGAACAGGGCATCAACCGCAACCAGGCGATGGTCGCGCTGCTGCGCGCCAACCCGGAGGCCTTCATCCGCGGCAACGTCAACCTGCTCAAGCAGGGCGCGGTGCTGCGCAGCCCCACCGATATCCCCGCGCCGATCGACGCCAGCGAAGCGGCTGCGATCGTGCGCGAACACGCCGCACAGTGGCGCCAGTCGCGCGCGGCGATCCCGCAGCCGGCCAGCAGCGGCGTTGCCGCCACGCCGGGCCCGGCCGTCAAGCCGGTGGCAGCGGCTGCGGCTGCAGCCAGCGGCGCACGCCTGGAGATCGCGCCGGCGGTCGCCGCCACCGACAACAATGCAGGCACAACCACCGGCACCGCCGCCGGCAGTGAGGGCGACATGCTGGGCAACGAACAACTGCGTCAGGCCAAGGAAGATGTCGCCACCCGCGACGCCGAGATCCAGGAGCTGCGCGGCCGCGTTGCCGACCTGGAAAAGCTGCAGAAGCAGCAGCAGACGCTGATTGCGATGAAAGACAGCGACCTGGCCGCCGCGCAGCAGCGCCTGGGCCAGGCCCCGGCCACGCGCGACGCTGGCGGGGGCGGCTGGTACTGGCTGGGGCTGGTGGTGCTGTTGCTGGTGGTGGGCGGGTGGGCCGTGTCCCGCCGCCGCAAGCCCTCGCCGCTGCCACCGCTGCGCCGCGAGAGCCTCGACGCCACCGCACTGGCTGCGGCGGTACCGGCCACCGACTATGTGGACGAGCTGGCCGCGCAGCAGGACGACGCCCTGGACGCGCGCCTGGATCACGCAGGTGACCAGGCCAATGAGGAGCTCGACCCACCGGCCGAACACTACGCCGATGGCCTGCGCCGGGAGTCGGTGTTCAACCTGGCGCCGTACCCGGGCCAGCCCGTGGCCGACAGCGATGCAGCGCACAGCGAGGGCGACGAACCGGCGCCCGGCGTGGAGCAGGTCCCGTCAGTGAATGCGGGCGTGGATGCGGGCGCGGACCTCGACACGATCGACGTGTACACCCCGCCGGCGCATGCGCTGGAAGCGGCAGCACAGCCGTCGTTCCGTGGCGTGTTCGAGTTTCCCGCCGATGGCGACGCGGTTGCCGTCGACGCCGAAGCGGCTGGCGTTGCCGAAGCCGAAGCCGAAGCAAGCGCTGCGCCGGCGCAGGGCATCGAAGCACCGTTCGAGGCCACCGACAACAGCGGCCACGTGCTGGCGACCCCGGGCCGCGACCGTCTCGAACTGGCCATCGCCTATCTCGACCTGGGCGACGCGGAAACTGCGCGCACCCTGTTGCAGGAAGTGGCCGTTGCTGCCGATCCGCACAGCCAGGCGCAGGCACGCGAACTGCTGGCGCGGCTGGGATGA
- a CDS encoding aspartate-semialdehyde dehydrogenase — translation MSNADRRFHVAVVGATGAVGETMLSILAERDFPIASLSLLASSRSAGGEIDYRGEKIKVQDLADFDPKGVDIALFSAGGSVSKEFGPKFAAAGAVVIDNSSAFRYDDDVPLVVSEVNPEALKNRPRGIIANPNCSTMQMLVALAPLHRQYGITRINVATYQSVSGGGRSALEELGKQTGQLLSFQQIDPQRFPVQIAFNLIPHIDDFLENGFTKEEMKLVWETKKILGDDSILVNPTAVRVPVFYGHSEAVTIETRDKVTVAAARELLSRSPGVEVVDKHEAGGYPTPVTHASGNDAVYVGRIREDLSHPNGLNLWIVSDNIRKGAALNAVQLAELVAAEG, via the coding sequence ATGAGCAATGCAGATCGTCGTTTCCACGTCGCTGTCGTCGGTGCCACCGGCGCCGTCGGCGAAACCATGTTGTCCATCCTCGCCGAGCGCGACTTCCCGATCGCCTCGCTGAGCCTGCTCGCGTCCTCGCGCTCGGCCGGCGGTGAAATCGACTACCGCGGTGAAAAGATCAAGGTCCAGGACCTGGCCGACTTCGACCCCAAGGGCGTGGACATCGCGCTGTTCTCCGCCGGTGGCAGCGTGTCCAAGGAGTTCGGCCCGAAGTTCGCCGCGGCCGGTGCGGTGGTGATCGACAACTCGTCGGCCTTCCGCTACGACGACGACGTGCCGCTGGTGGTGTCCGAAGTGAACCCGGAGGCGCTGAAGAACCGCCCGCGCGGCATCATCGCCAACCCGAACTGCTCCACCATGCAGATGCTGGTGGCACTGGCGCCGCTGCACCGCCAGTACGGCATCACGCGCATCAACGTGGCCACCTACCAGTCCGTGTCCGGTGGCGGTCGTTCGGCCCTGGAAGAACTGGGCAAGCAGACCGGCCAGCTGCTCAGCTTCCAGCAGATCGACCCGCAGCGGTTCCCGGTGCAGATCGCGTTCAACCTGATCCCGCACATCGACGACTTCCTGGAGAACGGCTTCACCAAGGAAGAGATGAAGCTGGTCTGGGAAACCAAGAAGATCCTCGGCGACGACAGCATCCTGGTGAACCCCACCGCGGTGCGCGTGCCGGTGTTCTACGGCCACTCCGAAGCGGTCACCATCGAAACCCGCGACAAGGTCACCGTGGCCGCCGCGCGCGAACTGCTGTCGCGCTCGCCGGGCGTGGAAGTGGTGGACAAGCATGAAGCCGGTGGCTATCCGACCCCGGTGACCCATGCGTCGGGCAACGATGCCGTGTATGTCGGCCGTATCCGCGAGGATCTGTCGCACCCCAACGGTCTGAACCTGTGGATCGTGTCGGACAACATCCGCAAGGGCGCCGCGCTCAATGCCGTGCAGCTGGCCGAGCTGGTCGCCGCCGAAGGCTGA
- a CDS encoding D-glycerate dehydrogenase, whose amino-acid sequence MADRRPRVWVSQPLFDDVVEQLGQHVDLTMTGDVTRYTPQMLAEQLSRVEGALITLNERIGPAEIANAPQLRAIANVGVGYNNLDVDALSAAGILASNTPDVLTETTADLGFALLMATARRITEAERWLRDGQWGQWSFQTLLGADIHGSTLGILGMGRIGQGIARRGALGFGMRVLYHNRSRLPDATEAEVGAQYVDLDTLLAQADHLVLVLPYSASSHHIIDAGALAKMKPTATLVNIARGGIVDEVALADALANGRLAAAGLDVFEGEPTVRPELLALHNIVLTPHIGSASQATRRAMVQLAVDNLIAALGLGPNAGRPPSAINADAVAAAHIGRATVGGKKIDDAKR is encoded by the coding sequence ATGGCTGATCGCCGCCCCAGGGTATGGGTCAGCCAGCCGCTGTTCGACGATGTGGTCGAACAGCTCGGGCAGCATGTCGACCTGACCATGACCGGCGATGTCACCCGCTATACCCCGCAGATGCTGGCCGAGCAGTTGTCCCGCGTCGAGGGTGCCCTGATCACCCTCAACGAGCGCATCGGCCCGGCCGAGATCGCCAACGCGCCACAGCTGCGCGCGATCGCCAACGTCGGCGTGGGCTACAACAACCTGGATGTGGACGCGCTCAGCGCGGCCGGCATCCTGGCCAGCAACACCCCGGACGTCCTGACCGAAACCACCGCCGACCTCGGCTTCGCGCTGCTGATGGCCACCGCCCGCCGCATCACCGAGGCCGAGCGCTGGCTGCGTGACGGGCAGTGGGGCCAGTGGTCGTTCCAGACCCTGCTCGGCGCGGACATCCACGGCAGCACGCTGGGCATCCTGGGCATGGGCCGCATCGGTCAGGGCATCGCCCGCCGCGGCGCGCTCGGGTTCGGCATGCGCGTGCTGTACCACAACCGCTCGCGCCTGCCCGACGCCACCGAAGCCGAGGTGGGCGCCCAGTACGTCGACCTCGACACGCTGCTGGCCCAGGCCGACCACCTGGTACTGGTGCTGCCCTACAGCGCGTCCTCGCACCACATCATCGACGCCGGCGCGCTGGCGAAGATGAAGCCGACCGCGACCCTGGTGAACATCGCCCGCGGCGGCATCGTCGACGAGGTCGCGCTGGCCGATGCCCTGGCCAACGGCCGCCTTGCCGCCGCCGGCCTGGACGTGTTCGAAGGCGAGCCCACGGTGCGCCCGGAACTGCTGGCCCTGCACAACATCGTGCTGACCCCGCATATCGGCAGCGCCAGCCAGGCCACGCGCCGGGCGATGGTGCAGCTGGCCGTGGACAACCTCATCGCCGCGCTGGGCCTGGGGCCGAACGCCGGCCGCCCGCCGAGCGCGATCAACGCCGACGCTGTGGCCGCCGCGCACATCGGCCGCGCGACCGTGGGCGGCAAAAAAATCGACGACGCAAAACGATAG
- the aroC gene encoding chorismate synthase codes for MSSNSFGKLLTVTTFGESHGPAIGCVIDGCPPGLEISAGEFDHDLQRRATGKSRHTSARREADDVEILSGVYEGRTTGTPIALLIRNTDQRSKDYTAIAQQFRPGHADYSYWQKYGIRDPRGGGRSSARETTMRVAAGVIAKKWLQQRHGVTVRGYLSQLGAITPTGHDWSAVEDNPFFWPVAEQVPALESYMDALRKSGDSVGARVNVVADGVPPGWGEPIYGKLDGDLAAALMSINAVKGVEIGDGFASAAQLGTEHRDLITPQGFASNHAGGILGGISTGQQITASIVLKPTSSLRLPGATVDANGNAVDVITTGRHDPCVGIRATPIAEAMMALVLMDQALRHRAQCGDVGDITPRIPGTIDG; via the coding sequence GTGAGTTCCAACAGCTTCGGCAAACTGCTGACCGTCACCACCTTCGGTGAATCGCATGGTCCGGCGATCGGCTGCGTGATCGATGGCTGCCCGCCGGGGCTGGAAATCAGTGCCGGTGAGTTCGACCACGACCTGCAGCGCCGCGCCACCGGCAAGAGCCGGCATACCTCGGCGCGCCGCGAAGCCGACGACGTCGAGATCCTGTCCGGCGTCTACGAAGGCCGCACCACCGGTACGCCCATTGCCCTGCTGATCCGCAACACCGACCAGCGCAGCAAGGATTACACCGCCATCGCCCAGCAGTTCCGCCCGGGCCATGCCGACTACAGTTACTGGCAGAAGTACGGCATCCGCGACCCGCGCGGTGGCGGCCGTTCGTCCGCGCGCGAAACCACCATGCGCGTGGCCGCCGGCGTCATCGCCAAGAAGTGGCTGCAGCAGCGCCATGGCGTAACCGTGCGTGGCTACCTGTCCCAGCTGGGCGCGATCACCCCCACCGGGCATGACTGGTCGGCGGTGGAAGACAACCCGTTCTTCTGGCCGGTTGCCGAACAGGTGCCCGCGCTGGAAAGCTACATGGACGCGCTGCGCAAGTCCGGCGACTCGGTCGGCGCGCGCGTCAACGTGGTCGCCGACGGCGTCCCGCCCGGCTGGGGCGAGCCCATCTACGGCAAGCTCGACGGTGATCTGGCCGCCGCGCTGATGAGCATCAACGCGGTCAAGGGCGTGGAGATCGGCGACGGCTTTGCCAGCGCCGCCCAGCTGGGCACCGAACACCGCGACCTGATCACCCCGCAGGGCTTCGCCAGCAATCACGCCGGTGGCATCCTCGGTGGCATCTCCACCGGCCAGCAGATCACCGCCTCGATCGTGCTCAAGCCCACCTCCAGCCTGCGCCTGCCCGGTGCCACGGTGGATGCCAACGGCAACGCGGTCGATGTGATCACCACCGGCCGCCATGACCCGTGCGTCGGCATCCGCGCCACCCCCATCGCCGAGGCGATGATGGCGCTGGTGCTGATGGACCAGGCCCTGCGCCACCGCGCGCAGTGCGGCGACGTCGGCGACATCACCCCGCGCATTCCGGGCACGATCGATGGCTGA
- the prmB gene encoding 50S ribosomal protein L3 N(5)-glutamine methyltransferase, giving the protein MTAETAAELHTIIDLIRYGTSRFNAAGLTFGHSYDNALDEATQLVLHSLHLPHDLGPAYGAARVTTPEKAEVLALFERRINERLPAAYLTGEAWFAGLSFKSDSRALVPRSPIAELIETGFEPWLAGRDVHRALDLCTGSGCIAIAIGHYYPNWEVDGVDLSDDALALAHENKDRLQAHNVTLIKSDLFTGLTGRHYDLIVTNPPYVTNDETDALPQEYSYEPDMGLRAGPDGLDLVLKILRDAPLHLSEDGLLICEVGESEQHLIKLLPEVDFAWIEFKVGQMGIFAVECRELIAHSARITELAAQRP; this is encoded by the coding sequence ATGACTGCCGAAACGGCCGCCGAACTTCACACGATCATCGACCTGATCCGCTACGGCACCAGCCGTTTCAATGCCGCAGGCCTCACCTTCGGGCACAGCTACGACAACGCCCTGGACGAAGCTACCCAGCTCGTCCTGCACAGCCTGCACCTCCCGCATGACCTCGGCCCCGCCTACGGCGCCGCCCGCGTCACCACGCCTGAAAAGGCCGAGGTACTGGCCCTGTTCGAACGTCGCATCAACGAACGCCTGCCCGCCGCCTACCTTACCGGCGAAGCCTGGTTTGCCGGCCTCAGCTTCAAGAGCGACAGCCGCGCCCTGGTCCCGCGCTCGCCCATCGCCGAACTCATCGAAACCGGCTTCGAACCCTGGCTGGCCGGCCGTGACGTCCATCGCGCCCTTGACCTGTGCACCGGCTCGGGCTGCATCGCCATCGCCATCGGCCACTACTACCCCAACTGGGAAGTGGACGGCGTCGACCTCAGCGACGATGCCCTGGCCCTGGCGCATGAAAACAAGGACCGCCTCCAGGCGCACAACGTCACCCTGATCAAGTCCGACCTGTTCACCGGCCTCACCGGCCGCCACTACGACCTCATCGTCACCAACCCGCCCTACGTCACCAACGACGAAACCGATGCCCTGCCGCAGGAATACTCCTACGAGCCGGACATGGGCCTGCGGGCCGGCCCCGACGGCCTCGACCTGGTCCTCAAGATCCTGCGCGACGCCCCGCTGCACCTCAGCGAAGACGGCCTGCTGATCTGCGAAGTGGGCGAGTCCGAACAGCATCTCATCAAGCTCCTGCCTGAAGTCGACTTTGCCTGGATCGAATTCAAGGTCGGCCAGATGGGCATCTTCGCCGTCGAATGCCGTGAGCTGATCGCCCACAGCGCGCGCATCACCGAACTGGCAGCGCAGCGGCCGTGA
- a CDS encoding SCO family protein yields MFNRNVGIILLIALAAGLGLVAAQKVFAPKPASDRPATESITFYPQPRPLPDFNLSQSDGTRLIPGELKGHWTLVFLGFTFCPDVCPTTLADLAQAQKQWEAQPDTLRPRLVFISVDPERDTPTRLGEYVHAFHKDTLAATADVPSLERFATSLGFVFQKVPGKDFDENPQDYTLEHSASLAVLDPDGKLAGLIRPPFNAQAIARDLQTLTEKTAP; encoded by the coding sequence ATGTTCAATCGCAACGTCGGCATCATCCTGCTCATCGCCCTGGCCGCCGGCCTGGGCCTGGTCGCCGCGCAGAAAGTGTTCGCGCCCAAGCCGGCCAGCGACCGCCCCGCTACCGAATCGATCACCTTCTACCCCCAGCCCCGGCCCTTGCCTGACTTCAACCTCAGCCAGTCCGACGGCACCCGGCTCATTCCCGGCGAGCTCAAAGGCCACTGGACCCTCGTGTTCCTGGGCTTCACCTTCTGCCCCGACGTCTGCCCCACCACCCTGGCCGACCTCGCCCAGGCCCAGAAGCAGTGGGAAGCCCAGCCCGACACCCTGCGCCCCCGCCTTGTCTTCATCTCCGTGGATCCCGAACGTGACACCCCCACCCGCCTCGGCGAGTACGTGCACGCCTTCCACAAGGACACCCTGGCCGCCACCGCCGACGTCCCCTCGCTCGAGCGCTTTGCCACCTCCCTCGGCTTCGTGTTCCAGAAGGTCCCCGGCAAAGACTTCGATGAAAACCCCCAGGATTACACCCTCGAACACTCGGCCAGCCTGGCCGTGCTCGACCCGGACGGCAAACTTGCCGGCCTGATCCGTCCCCCTTTCAATGCGCAGGCCATTGCCCGCGATCTGCAGACGCTGACCGAGAAAACCGCACCATGA
- the asd gene encoding archaetidylserine decarboxylase (Phosphatidylserine decarboxylase is synthesized as a single chain precursor. Generation of the pyruvoyl active site from a Ser is coupled to cleavage of a Gly-Ser bond between the larger (beta) and smaller (alpha chains). It is an integral membrane protein.) — translation MSLTTTLTYVLPHRLLSSMARRLAYSSNPRISRWLIDTVTEKFGVNLAEAANPDPRSYATFNQFFTRALKPGARVAAPDPRTLVMPADGRISQLGAIEDGRIFQAKGQSFTAAELLGDAKDAEVFHHGLFATVYLSPKDYHRVHMPWTGTLRETVHVPGRLFSVGPAAVNNVPGLFARNERLVCHFDTDFGPMVSVMVGALLVSGVETVWGGEEIPAYGDTITRKDYRGKGITLERFAEMARFNYGSTVIILLPPGVAEFAPHLDAEHAVQLGQALATLK, via the coding sequence ATGAGCCTGACCACCACGCTGACCTACGTCCTGCCCCACCGTCTGCTGTCCTCGATGGCGCGGCGCCTGGCGTATTCCAGCAACCCGCGGATCTCACGTTGGTTGATTGACACTGTCACCGAGAAGTTCGGCGTCAACCTGGCCGAGGCCGCCAACCCCGACCCGCGCAGCTACGCCACCTTCAACCAGTTCTTCACCCGTGCGCTCAAGCCCGGCGCCCGGGTGGCCGCGCCCGACCCGCGCACCCTGGTGATGCCCGCCGATGGCCGCATCAGCCAGCTCGGCGCGATCGAGGACGGCCGCATCTTCCAGGCCAAGGGCCAGTCGTTCACGGCCGCCGAACTGCTGGGCGACGCCAAGGATGCCGAGGTGTTCCACCACGGCCTGTTCGCCACCGTGTACCTGTCGCCCAAGGACTACCACCGCGTGCACATGCCGTGGACCGGCACCCTGCGCGAGACCGTGCATGTGCCAGGACGTCTGTTCAGCGTAGGCCCGGCGGCGGTCAACAACGTACCCGGCCTGTTCGCCCGCAACGAGCGCCTGGTCTGCCATTTCGATACCGACTTCGGCCCGATGGTGTCGGTGATGGTGGGCGCGCTGCTGGTATCCGGCGTGGAAACCGTGTGGGGCGGTGAGGAGATCCCGGCCTACGGCGACACGATTACCCGCAAGGACTATCGCGGCAAGGGCATCACGCTGGAGCGGTTCGCGGAGATGGCACGCTTCAACTACGGCTCCACCGTGATCATCCTGCTACCGCCGGGCGTGGCCGAGTTCGCCCCGCACCTCGATGCCGAGCATGCCGTGCAGCTCGGACAGGCGCTGGCCACCCTGAAGTGA
- a CDS encoding ribonuclease E inhibitor RraB, which translates to MDITAINEMFANIRENTDWDLNGPMLWGYFFVNTTPEPLSGLGEKLVGMGYSLVEIFEPDLEEGEAPYHVLHVERAEVHSEASLDARNQELQALAEANGVEDYDGMDVGPVEI; encoded by the coding sequence ATGGATATCACCGCAATCAACGAGATGTTCGCCAACATCCGCGAAAACACCGATTGGGACCTCAATGGCCCGATGCTGTGGGGCTATTTCTTCGTCAACACCACTCCCGAGCCGCTGAGCGGCCTGGGCGAGAAGCTGGTCGGCATGGGCTACAGCCTGGTCGAGATTTTCGAGCCGGACCTGGAAGAGGGCGAGGCGCCGTACCACGTGCTGCACGTGGAGCGCGCCGAGGTGCACAGCGAAGCCTCGCTGGACGCCCGCAACCAGGAGCTGCAGGCGCTGGCCGAAGCCAATGGCGTGGAAGACTACGACGGCATGGACGTGGGCCCGGTCGAGATCTGA